The Mobula hypostoma chromosome 1, sMobHyp1.1, whole genome shotgun sequence genome includes the window ACCATTATATAAATAAACTAATAAATCTAAATCATCATATAAAATTGAAAGACATAAAACCTTTGCCTGAATTTAGAATGTCTTACAACCTTAGGAAAGGCAGAGAGACCAAAGCCAATAGAGTCTGAATGAGTACTCACTGTTTTATGGCAGGAAACACAACAGTCAGTTCCTGCCTAGCCAACTCTAACAAACATCAATCATATAATGATCACACCATCATTTTTAGTGCTACATTTCTGTGTATTCTGTATCTgtgacaaatacattagaggcttttaagagctgtttggataggcacatagatgtgaggaagatggagggacatggacatggtgtaggtcggagggattagtgtttgggtgtttctgatttgctttttagttggtacagcacaatattgtgagctgaatggcctgtttctgtgctgtactcttctatactCTATAATGTGACGAgcatacacataaaattaagatgtttcctggcctaggttagcatcagtgacatcagccacctgccctcaggggaaggagagataaagaacaatggagcagcgtctggagatgtgtaatgaagggacgtgggagagagagctgtctggagcggctccccctttgaaccctgaactgtttgaagtgatggacaggcgataccccagcagggggataaaaagggatcagttcgctaaggcaacacacacgccacccgaggtaacgagaccctggaagcggtacgcttctcacgagtcggtgggaagtaccagacaacgcccagggtggaaaggtacgatcagcgggaacccggtgtgtgcccgcccttgcctgggtgccgggttcactgcagaagatcgaccgcatctggaggaggggtcacagtcggtgacctcaggtgacatcaccaaggacccgcccaaaagctgcttgtgagccatctcgccggtctgtgagtgaagccgtgctgaatgatcagttattcctgttttctctctctctctccccccacgttgtccatcgccatggcaacgattactgcgaactgaactactaactccagaacgaggggtcacagtttgaggatagaggggaagccttttaggaccgagattaggaaaaacttcttcacacagagagtggtgaatctgtggaattctctgccacagcaaactgttgaggccagttcattagctatgtttaaaaggaagttagatatggcccttgtggctacaggggtcagggggtatggagggaaggctgggttctgagttggatgatcagccatgatcataataaatggcggtgcaggctcgaagggccgaatggcctactcctgcacctattttctatgtttctatgtttctaaactggactgaactttgagtcactttgaaatttggtcatttacccctagacaacgatagagcttgattgatgctgttatcttaattctgtgcacatgtgtggttatcattgctgaactgtagcatttattatcctttcgattatcCTTTGGAGGTGACAGTTTACcggggggaagcgacagtggccctgcctccggcacagagtctggccctgtagctcagaagggtagggcaaggaagaggagggcagttgtgataggggactcgatagtaagggggtcagataggcgattctgtggacgcagtccagagacccggatggtagtttgcctccctggtgccagggtccgggatatttctgatcgtgtccaagatatcctgaagtgggagggtgaggagccagaggtcgtggtacatataggtaccaatgacataggtaggaaaagggatgaggtcctgaaagaagaatatagggagctaggaagggagttgagaaaaaggaccgcaaaggtagtaatctcgggattactgcctgtgccacgcgacagtgagagtaggaatgcgatgaggtggaggataaatgcgtggctgagggagtggagcagggggcagggattcaagtttttggatcattgggacctcttttggtgcaggcgtgacctgtacaaaaaggacgggttacacttgaatcctagggggacaatatcctggcagggagattagcgggggcgactgaggtgactttaaactagaatggttggggggtgggcatcaaattaaagaggctaggcgtgaggaggttagttcacaacagagggatgggaaccagtgcagagagacagaggggtgtaaagtgagcgtagaagcaaaaagtacaaaggagaaaagtaaaagtggcaggccgacaaatccagggcaagcattaaaaagggctaagagagttgtaaaagagcgcctgaaggctttatgtgtcaatgcaaggagcattcgtaataaggtggatgaattggaagtgcagattgttattaatgattatgatatagttgggatcacagagacatggctccagggtgaccagggatgggagctcaacgttcagggatattcaatattcaggagggatagacatgaaggaaggggaggtggggtggcgttgctggttaaaaaagagattaacgcaatagaaaggaaggacataacccgggaagatgtggaatcgatatgggtagagctgcgtaacactaaggggcagaagacgctggtgggagttgtgtacaggccacctaacagtagtagtgaggtcggagatggtattaaacaggaaattagaaatgtgtgcaataaaggaacagcagttataatgggtgacttcaatctacatgtagactgggtgaaccaaattggtaaaggtgctgaggaagaggatttcttggaatgtatgcgggatggttttttgaaccaacatgtcgaggaaccaactagagagcaggctattctggactgggttttgagcaatgaggaagggttaattagcgatcttgtcgtgagaggccccttgggtaagagtgaccataatatggtggaattcttcattaagatggagagtgacatagttaattcagaaacaaaggttctgaacttaaagaggggtaactttgaaggtatgagacgtgaattagctaagatagactggcaaatgacacttaaaggattgacggtggatatgcaatggcaagcatttaaaggttgcatggataaactacaacaattgttcatcccagtttggcaaaagaataaatcaaggaaggtagtgcacccgtggctgacaagagaaattagggatagtatcaattccaaagaagtagcatacaaattagccagagaaagtggctcacctgaggactgggagaaattcagagttcagcagaggaggacaaagggcttaattaggaaggggaaaaaagattatgagagaaaactggcagagaacataaaaacggactgtaaaagcttttatagatatgtaaaaaggaaaagactgataaagacaaatgtaggtcccctgcagacagaaacaggtgaattgattatggggagcaaggacatggcagaccaattgaataattactttggttctgtcttcactaaggaggacataaataatcttccagaaatagtaagggacagagggtccagtgagatggaggaactgagtgaaatacatgttagtagggaagtggtgttaggtaaattgaagggattgaaggcagataaatccccagggccagatggtctgcatcctagagtgcacacaggagattagtgtgcaaaattaaagcacacggtatttggggtaaggtattggtgagggtggagaattggttggcagacaggaagcaaagagtgggaataaacgggaccttttcagaatggcaggcggtgactagtggggtaccgcaaggctcagtgctgggaccccagttgtttacaatatgtattaatgacttggatgagggaattaaatgcagcatctccaagcttgcggatgacacgaagctgggtggcagtgttagctgtgaggaggatgctaagaggatgcagggtgacttggataggttgggtgagtgggcaaattcatggcagatgcaatttaatgtggataaatgtgaggttatccactttggtggcaaaaataggaaaacagattattatctgaatggtggccaattaggaaaaggggaggtgcaacgagacctgggtgtcattatacaccagtcattgaaagtgggcatgcaggtacagcaggcggttaaaaaggcgaatggtatgctggcatttatagcgataggattcgagtacaggagcagggaggtactactgcagttgtacaaggccttggtgagaccacacctggagtattgtgtgcagttttggtcccctaatctgaggaaagacatctttgccatagagggagtacaaagaaggttcaccagattgattcctgggatggcaggtctttcatatgaagaaagactggatgaactgggcttgtactcgttggaatttagaagattgaggggggatctgattgaaacgtataagatcctaaagggattggacaggctagatgcgggaagattgttcccgatgttggggaggtccagaacgaggggtcacagtttgaggatagaggggaagccttttaggaccgagattaggaaaaacttcttcacacagagagtggtgaatctgtggaattctctgccacagcaaactgttgaggccagttcattagctatgtttaaaaggaagttagatatggcccttgtggctacaggggtcgggggtatggagggaagactgggttctgagttggatgatcagccatgatcataataaatggcggtgcaggctcgaagggccgaatggcctactcctgcacctattttctaagtttctaagtttctaagattactgtgttgcttgtttctttaataaaactttcttagttctagtactccagactccaactgagtgatccatttctgctggtttggcaacccagttacggggtacgtaacaataaatAAAGGACAACATTATCTCTATTGTCTTAGTTGCAAATGGCAAGTTTTACTCTGTCTTTATCAACATTATTTATGGGTAACAATGATGATCCGTATTTCCGCTAAATTAGCTCAAACTATAACCACAACATATATTTATTCTTGGTTAATTTAACACCATTGCACATTGACCACTCATTGCTCAACACTGGATTAATTGTTGTCTACTTTCTGTTAACTTGTCTGCCTACTCTTAAATGATAACCAAATAGTCCCCACAATTCTACAATCCTGGAAACATTCACAACTTTATCATACTTTATAAGTTTTGAACAGACTGACTCAAATGATGACTCATTTTTGACTAGAAAAGTTGCTTGGGAAAAATAAAATGAGGAAGGAATACAAGCAATGGGCTTTTAAAACAGTTACTAGAACTGCATTCATATTTCCTTCTTCCCTAATATTCTGGGGAAGCAGTCTGTACTGCTTCCATTTTTGAGGAACTTTTTTGCAACTTTTCTTGCAATTTTATTGAGTTTAACTTTCCTCAGAACTTTCACTAAGTCCTCTGCAGATATGTTTGCGCCACGACGCATCTTCCATTTTTTAATTAAAGGCAAAATCTGCTGTTTATCTTGTTTTATTTGCAGGATGTCATCTTGTGTTGAGTCGGTGAGTGCCTTTCTGAGCTGCAGTAATTTCTTTTGCTTGATATTCTGCCGTGCCACAAAATGAAAAAGAGCTTCTTCACACACCGAAATACCCCCTGGATAAAAAAGTACAAACATGTTTTCTTGATATTATGTTTTCCAAATTAAAGATCTTTCACCAGATCAGCAAAGAAATATCAGTTACAAAATTACAAAACAAATGATTTCCTGTTATTAACACAGGAgatcctgcagatactggaaatccagaataataaatatgcataaaatgctgtaggaactcagctggtcagacaacGCTGAGGCCTTTTATTCTtattcatagacgctgcctgatctgttgagttcctccagcaatttgagtATCCTGTTCTTAGTGTCCCTTGGTCATGAGCAAAACTAATATGTACTCTGGATCAAGTATGTTTAATTTCTGTCTAAGGTCTGGTACTGGTGGCAAATGATGATTACTGCTATCCCTCCACCTGCGAttatcttacagaaacataagcACCAAGTAAAAGTCAAAGTCAGCTTTATAATCAAAGTGTGCACTTGGCACCATATACTacgttgagattcattttcttacagaaaaataaaaaaaaatatgatAGAAGTTAcataaaactatacataaacaaagactgacatatAACCAACGTGCAcgacataaataataaataataccgagGACATGAGAAGATCCTCACCCcccccaggctatgctcttttctcatatGGTATCTCATATGGTATTTGGTGATAcgtatgtactctgatcataaaatttacattgaacttcaaAGAGTCCTTAgaagtgaatctataggttgtagaatctGTTTGCAATTGAAGTGAGTAAAGTTATTTATCCACACCATATCAGGAGTCCGATAGTTATTTGGTAAttgtggcagtaatgcaccattaagctgggtgccaaccgccataaaacaagatgaagaagaagaagaaaaagagttATTTGGTAATAACCATCCTGAACATGTTGGCATGGGacaaaggcttctgtacctccaacctgaaggtTGTAGCAAGAAGAGTGTGTAGCCTGGTTGGctgggttccttgatgatgaaaGTGACACCactctgtatagatgtgctcaaaggtgaggAGGGCTTTGTCTGTTTTGGAttagactgtatccactactttatgtAGCCTttcccattcttgggcattggtgtttccataccaggccatgatgcaaccagtcagtatattctccactgtgtatcgaaagatgtttgtcaaagtttttggtggcacatatttctaagaaagtagagacactgtcaTGACTTCTTTGTGATAGCAAGGATGTCGCTGAGACTTGAGGatccgagttatagggaaagggttgaatatgttacaactttattccctggagtttaagggaagatttgatagatgtatacaaaactatgaggggtatagataggataaatgcaagcaggcatttttcaGTGAGGTTGGGTGCGACTAGTACAAGAGGTCATGGATcgatggtgaaaggtgaaatgtttaaggggaatatgaggagaaaattcttcactcaaagggtggtgagtgtgtgtaatgagctgccagtggaagtgatggatgtgggacCAAATTCAATCGTTAAGAGAAGTTTatataaatacatggatgggaagggtatcccataagaccataaggcagagAAGAATTTGACCATTTAGTctattgagtcttctccaccattccatcattccaCCAttccacctttctattctgaggctgtgccaccttctcctagactcccccattatcaGAAATATCCTTTGCATACTCActgtatctgggcctttcaatattcgataggtttcaatgagattacccctcctccccattcttttaaactccagtgagtacaggctgagACCTCTCAAATgctccttctgaaaatccaggtaaacaacatccactggtaccttctctaagaccagaggaggtatcagcctcagaatagaggggtgtccttttagaacagagatgagaggaagaattcctttagtcagagagtggtaaatctgtggaattctttaccacaggcagctgtggaggtcatgtCTTTGTGTACATTTaagatagaggttgatagattcttgattggcatgaaagggtatagggagaaggcaggagattggacctgagagaaaaattggatcagccatgatgaaatggtagagcagactcaattggccaaatgaccaaattgtgctcctgtaccttatggtcttatggtctatatgcactttgacaataaatttactttcaaccttAATCCTGCACAACTTTGAGATatcggaggaaaccagaacaaaaGAGACAGTGTTTGAGACAGCTGTCAGTGATAACTTGAAATGGAAATCATCAAAAGACCTGAGGAACCAAAGAACAGGTGGTGTTAATTGGGTTCCCACctccgcctgtaaggagtttctatgttttacctgtgactgtgtgggtttgtgtgggcatgtggccaagtggttaaggcattggactagtgacctgaaggtcgtgagtttgagccccagccgaggcaacgtgttgtgtccttgagcaaggcacttaatcacacattgctctgtgacgacactggtgccaagctgtatgggtcctaatgcccttcccttgcacaacattagtgttgtggagaggggagacttgcagcatgggcaactgctggtcttccatacaaccttgcccaggcctgcgccctggagagtgaagactttcctggcacagatccattgtctcgcaagactaacggatgcctttaaaattgtgtgggtttccttcgggtgctctgatttcctcccacagtctaaagacatactgattggtaggttaattggtcattgtaaattgtcccatgataaggctTGGATTAAACTGGAAGATTGTcaggtggtgtggcttgaagggctggaaggccctattctgcactgtaactcaataaataaataaataggtagatcATAGATAGATGGAAAGATGGATACCAACACTTCACCCAGAGTTTGAAATGGACTCACAGGGGAAATACATGAGGGAGGTAGATTTGTGAGAGTCAAAGGGCACATGGACAAGTAAGTGGAAAAGTAAGGTTCAGTGGCATATGGGATAAATGATGGGCAAATGGAGCTGGCTTCAATGAGAATCCTGGACAGCATggacagatgggctgaagggccagtgtcTGTGCTGTATGTATCTGTGACCTTGTGACACATGAGGAAAAGTTAGTGGGTGGGAAATTTTGCAAACTCCTCATAGACAAGACCAGAGATCAAAACAAACTCGAGTCACAGGAGCTATGAGGCCCCAGCTTTTCCAGTTTGCCACTTtgatgatataaccatataacaattactgcacggaagcaggccatctcggcccttctagtccatgctgaactcttactctcacctagtcccaccgacctgcactcggcccataaccctccattcctttcctgtccatatatctacccaatttaactttaaacgacaacatcgaacctgcctcaaccacttctgctggaagctcgttccacacagctaccactctctgagtaaagaagttccccctcatgttacccctaaatttttgccctttaactctcaactcatgtcctcttgtttgaatttcccccattctcaatggaaaaagcctatgcatgtcaactctatcaatccccctcataattttaaacagctctatcaaatcccccgtcaaccttctacactccaaagaataaagacctaacttgttcaacctttctctgtaacttaggagatgaaatccaggcaacattttagtaaatctcctctgtactctctcaattttattgacatctttcccataattcagtgaccagaactgtacacaatactccaaatttggccttaccaatgccttatacaatttcaacattgcatcccaactcctatactcaatgttctaattaataaaggccagcataccaaaagctttcttcaccaacctatccacatgagattccatcttcagggaactatgcaccattattccaagatccctctgttctacagcattcttcaatgccctaccatttaccatgtatgtcctattttgattagtcctaccaaaatgtagcacctcacatttttcagcattaaactccatctgccatctttcagcccactcttctaactggcctaaatctctctgcaagctttgaaaacctacttcattatccacaacgacacctatcttagtatcatctgcatacttactcatccagtttaccacctcatcatccagatcattaatatatacgacaaacaacattgaacccagttcagatccctgaggcacaccactacacaccgtcctccaatatgacacacagttatccaccactactctctggcgtctcccattcaGCCACCGCTGAATCCATTTaatacttcgatattaatgcctaatgattgaaccttcctaactaaccttctgtgtggaaccttgtcaaaggccttactgaagtccatatagacaacatccaccgctttaccctcgtcaactttcctagtaacctcatcaaaaaattcaataagatttgtcaaatatgaccttccacgcaccaATCATTTTGTTTACCAATCGTTTTGTTTAATTCTCTGCCAAAAATTACATGATCAGAAGTCTCATTTTCAAAGTATGTGCATCCCGCCAACATAAGGTTAGAAGTTCTAAACTGTGCCAGAGCTCTTACTGCTTCCAACATTTTTGGCAAACTATCTTGTTTAAATCCTGTTGTCATGGCGCTCTTGCTTTATTCTCAAGTTGTGAACTTGTCTAAACTCACATTTTTCAAGTTCAAGTCAAGAtttattgttattcttcagtACATAAATGTAAGGGAGAAGAAAATGATTGTTACGCTGGATTGACTGCAGaattaaaaatcacaataagcagaaaaatacaataaatataaatttaaaagCAATTCTATAACACACAACGTGCAAGTAACTGCTGAGTGTGGCTGTATATACATAAGCTTAGTTTATATACATACAAAAATGCTGAGGGGCTGATGTGaatgtagtggtggtgggatgggttaatggatggaggtgttgctaggctttttctggcatctttctgtatatactgGGCAGCACGATGGCATAGTGGTtttcacaacactttacagtaccagtaataaataaatcaaatataAATATTCCCTTaattgtgattaggctggtgCTAGTGATTCATGAGGAATTTttaactacctgttgtagagccctcCTCTATGCCACAGTGCAGTACTGTTGTGTGAAAAGTACACAGGGAAACAATTGGCCTGGAATTTTGGTTAATATTTAAAATGAGGAATTCCAGAATGTCAGTCAGCCCGAATAGGTACAATAAGACATAATGTCTGCATTGATATTCGTAAGCAGGAGTAAGAAATCTTTGGCAATACCTTCAGAGTCGTGCGGCTGGCAGGGGCTGCACAAGTTGTCATGCCACGCCGTACCAGCAATATCCAGCTCTAAGCCCAGCTCAGAGCAATTTGTGTGTCTCTTACATTTCGCAGTGGTGGACGTCACGGATGAAAAGAAACCCGAGGGACACTTTGCACAAACCGTGTCACTTAGTGGAGTACCTGGAGAACAGACAAAGGTGTTATAGAGTTGTCCCCACTAAAATAAAAGACAGGCTCAAACAAAACTGATGAAAGAAATCTACTGtttctgtatcagaatcagagtcagggtTATTGTGACCgaaacatgtcatgaaatttgctattttGCAGCAGGTCTGTGTATGTGTTGCAAAAATATATATATGGAGCAAAAGAGGAAGAGTGAGGTGGTGtgcatggaccgttcagaaatctgatgctaaAGTGTACTTAAAATAATGGACAACATATTCTGCAGAGTGACATGCATcatcaatcatcatcatcatcatcaggtgccatgcccagtttaagCTCTGActaccatggcccacacactcctgattcgggtcaagtggatcaattcattggtattcatttccagttctctggctgctgtctccatcatcatttgtctttgccttcctcttgatttcttcccttcaatctttcccataattaccatgcattctaactcctctttcctaatcacatgtccaatgaagttatgttgccttttcatgatctcatacattatttctctttttgtgcttgctctgttcatgacattctcattagatattcatgttgtccatgatattctttgcatcctcctcaaaaaccacatctctgctgcttcaattcgtttcctcgttAGTAGATATTAtgcaacattctgagccatataacataactggataaatgtaacatttcagtactctgaggcgggttgtcatgcctagtttagtgttggtcagtatactcttcattctcgtaaaggtgtcttttgccatacctattcttcttttgatgtccatgtcgcacctgccatctgatgtcacccagcttcctaagtagcaaaagttctgtacttgttttatgtcttccccatttattctcagcctgtagataggattttccttctttttggatatcaccatacattcagtctttttgcaattgatagataaacccatttttgcactttcttcaacaactatatcaattaagttttgtagtttttcctccgaacttgcaattaacacagtatcatccgcatatctaaaactattgatgttttcactgccaactttgattcccaaaagTCTCTTATTttgtgtaatattgtttcacattaaacaaatcaggggagaaaacacactattgtataacgcctctcttgattttcgtaaactgactcacttctctatctattcttacagcggcagttttgttcccagtacagatttctgattaggtggaggtcctTTGAATATACAAACtgtagatctagagtttcctgtaatatttcgaataacttattgtgcttcactttatcaaatgcttttgtgtagttaataaaacaagcaaacaaatctttttgcacttgaatagttcattctgatagtatccttaacatcaatattgcgtttcttgtacctttgtctttcacaaaaccacattgttctttacgtatttcagcttgtatc containing:
- the LOC134343545 gene encoding tumor necrosis factor receptor superfamily member 11B-like isoform X1, yielding MLGSQWFFSLVFAPLIYASAKASVAEQTYQHQGRTCSRCPPGSYMKTPCTKTQDTVCAPCSEKHYTQFWNYLQKCQYCNNFCQENQYVKQDCNQYHNRVCECKDGYFLEHEFCMKQKECPPGFEVHTPGTPLSDTVCAKCPSGFFSSVTSTTAKCKRHTNCSELGLELDIAGTAWHDNLCSPCQPHDSEGGISVCEEALFHFVARQNIKQKKLLQLRKALTDSTQDDILQIKQDKQQILPLIKKWKMRRGANISAEDLVKVLRKVKLNKIARKVAKKFLKNGSSTDCFPRILGKKEI
- the LOC134343545 gene encoding tumor necrosis factor receptor superfamily member 11B-like isoform X2, with amino-acid sequence MKTPCTKTQDTVCAPCSEKHYTQFWNYLQKCQYCNNFCQENQYVKQDCNQYHNRVCECKDGYFLEHEFCMKQKECPPGFEVHTPGTPLSDTVCAKCPSGFFSSVTSTTAKCKRHTNCSELGLELDIAGTAWHDNLCSPCQPHDSEGGISVCEEALFHFVARQNIKQKKLLQLRKALTDSTQDDILQIKQDKQQILPLIKKWKMRRGANISAEDLVKVLRKVKLNKIARKVAKKFLKNGSSTDCFPRILGKKEI